The following proteins are encoded in a genomic region of Arcobacter cloacae:
- a CDS encoding ATPase, T2SS/T4P/T4SS family, producing MIKKIVSTLKNVPKMSFLNKDKKLYKKEQSEKIDFKKIIEKQKHTFFEFIGKTDDTDTHLSHVIEEMIKDKFQLKGGYGDLIANEAKYAEFVRSLGYEYYATYSDLSKYYQDTSFQLDEKKLEFCTTMYIITLEDKKNKNKVLGIRDVVNLDFEILSKFYFTKIVVLGEGVLSSVFGEDREIIFSSNSDTENDEEINKYFDKMMGQAILLGASDIHIQKTSRYASLWFRIDGIKVDMGTMPITIAKTLKRRLVTMADQEDSDYESINGVINYEYGKKNIKFRLGLINSKLNFSLVMRMIGGRGVVSHNLSGLNYPEETIRILSNLTKYANGMILITGQVGSGKTHLMYALLQQLAKQQQYVITIEDPVEYVDEAFFQIDLSEFASASEEFKYGYPEAVVDILRQDSNIILIGETREPQTASQPYQLSSCNCIKDDKFFGN from the coding sequence ATGATAAAAAAAATAGTTTCAACTTTAAAAAATGTACCAAAAATGAGCTTTTTAAATAAAGATAAAAAATTGTATAAAAAAGAACAATCTGAAAAAATAGATTTTAAAAAGATTATAGAAAAACAAAAGCATACTTTTTTTGAGTTTATCGGAAAAACTGATGATACAGATACTCATTTATCTCATGTAATTGAAGAGATGATTAAAGATAAATTTCAACTAAAAGGTGGATATGGAGATTTAATTGCAAATGAAGCAAAATATGCAGAATTTGTAAGAAGTCTAGGATATGAGTATTATGCAACTTATAGTGATTTATCAAAATATTATCAAGATACTTCTTTTCAATTAGATGAAAAAAAACTTGAGTTTTGTACAACAATGTATATTATCACTTTAGAAGATAAAAAGAATAAAAATAAAGTTTTAGGTATTAGAGATGTTGTAAATCTTGATTTTGAAATTTTAAGTAAGTTCTATTTTACAAAAATAGTAGTTTTAGGTGAGGGTGTTTTATCTTCTGTATTTGGAGAAGATAGGGAGATTATCTTTAGTTCAAATAGTGATACTGAAAATGATGAAGAGATAAATAAATATTTTGACAAAATGATGGGACAAGCTATTTTACTAGGGGCTTCTGATATACATATTCAAAAAACAAGTAGATACGCATCTTTATGGTTTAGAATTGATGGTATCAAAGTTGATATGGGAACAATGCCAATTACTATTGCTAAAACTTTAAAAAGAAGACTTGTAACAATGGCCGATCAAGAGGATTCTGATTATGAGTCAATCAATGGTGTTATAAATTATGAATATGGTAAAAAAAATATCAAGTTCAGACTTGGGCTTATAAACTCAAAATTAAACTTTTCATTGGTTATGAGGATGATTGGTGGGCGTGGAGTTGTTTCGCATAATCTATCAGGACTTAATTATCCAGAAGAGACAATTAGAATTTTATCTAATTTAACAAAATATGCAAATGGTATGATATTAATAACAGGACAAGTTGGATCGGGTAAAACACACTTAATGTATGCACTTTTACAACAATTAGCAAAACAACAACAATATGTTATTACTATTGAAGACCCAGTTGAGTATGTTGATGAAGCATTTTTTCAAATAGATTTATCAGAGTTTGCAAGTGCAAGTGAAGAGTTTAAATATGGTTATCCAGAAGCAGTTGTTGATATTTTAAGACAAGATTCAAATATTATATTAATTGGGGAAACAAGGGAACCACAAACAGCATCACAACCATACCAACTCAGCTCCTGCAACTGTATCAAGGATGACAAGTTCTTTGGGAATTAA
- a CDS encoding SH3 domain-containing protein, with amino-acid sequence MKKISLILLGIFTTFNLYAQEQIAQDMKNMDKLDVLDRQSKDFFNAITGLEKDYLEEQVNAIKNKRVENPSNPNQPQMIVTQEPTLSQEDYEKNVFTHQNEMARLTTDFTRTKKLKDLKIKSMYSFNGKDYVVLELIDETSNTSGVKTELSANIEGRYIEGDNILGHKIIDINTRTKSIELYKKLDEEYGYTIYLSNYGISVSDLKKIEKINDKIEAKKEEIKKEEPKVVPPSQNKVKDVFNQVNEKEIKKEEIKTDISNCLYTVRKQNLNVRNEPGLEGRILRVLKINDQFTINKKGNDWVQIDTIYKKISGDVMIVSKENNWVQIVDGNVTSPNNECK; translated from the coding sequence ATGAAAAAAATAAGTTTGATTTTATTGGGGATTTTTACAACATTTAATCTTTATGCACAAGAGCAAATAGCTCAAGACATGAAGAATATGGATAAATTAGATGTTTTAGATAGACAATCTAAAGATTTTTTCAATGCAATAACAGGGCTTGAAAAAGATTATTTAGAAGAACAAGTAAATGCGATAAAAAACAAAAGAGTAGAAAATCCATCAAATCCAAATCAACCACAAATGATAGTTACTCAAGAGCCAACTTTGTCACAAGAAGATTATGAAAAAAATGTATTTACACATCAAAATGAAATGGCAAGACTTACAACGGATTTTACAAGAACAAAAAAATTAAAAGATTTAAAAATCAAAAGTATGTATTCATTTAATGGAAAAGATTATGTAGTTTTAGAATTAATAGATGAAACATCAAATACAAGTGGAGTAAAAACTGAATTAAGTGCAAATATAGAGGGAAGATACATAGAGGGTGATAATATTTTAGGACATAAAATAATAGATATTAATACTAGAACAAAAAGTATAGAACTTTATAAAAAACTTGATGAAGAGTACGGATATACAATATATTTAAGCAATTATGGAATTTCAGTTAGTGATTTAAAAAAGATAGAAAAAATAAATGACAAAATTGAAGCTAAAAAAGAAGAGATAAAAAAAGAGGAGCCAAAAGTAGTTCCTCCTTCTCAAAATAAAGTAAAAGATGTTTTTAATCAAGTAAATGAAAAAGAGATAAAAAAAGAAGAGATAAAAACTGATATTTCAAATTGTTTATATACAGTTAGAAAACAAAATCTAAATGTAAGAAATGAACCTGGTTTAGAGGGAAGAATTTTAAGAGTATTAAAAATAAATGACCAATTTACAATCAATAAAAAAGGGAACGATTGGGTTCAGATTGATACTATTTATAAAAAAATCTCTGGTGATGTAATGATTGTTTCAAAAGAGAATAATTGGGTTCAAATAGTTGATGGAAATGTGACTTCTCCAAATAATGAGTGTAAATAG
- the purT gene encoding formate-dependent phosphoribosylglycinamide formyltransferase, producing MKFPAPLKSDSIKIMLLGSGELGKEVIIEAQRLGIETIAVDSYNNAPAQLVANKSYTINMKNENEILDVIRREKPTYILPEVEAINIKALFTAEKEGFHVIPNADAVNKTMNRKNIREFAAVELKLPTSKYKFVTTFDALKEASKEIGFPCVIKPVMSSSGHGQSVARSENDLEKSWEMAKEARGDASELIVEEFITFDYEITMLTVRNGIDTVFCEPIGHIQKDGDYIFSWQPMNMSETAIKKSQEIAKTITDGLGGRGIFGVELFVKGDDVYFSEVSPRPHDTGMVTMITQSASEFALHVRAVLGLPIEFITYGAGASAAYKASGDSFNPQIDIFDSSFTKDSIIRVFGKPQSHVGRRMAVALTFDKNSSDIALQKAKEIIGNFKDN from the coding sequence ATGAAATTTCCCGCACCTCTAAAATCAGACTCAATTAAAATAATGCTTCTTGGAAGCGGTGAACTTGGTAAAGAAGTTATTATTGAAGCTCAAAGATTAGGAATTGAAACAATTGCTGTTGATAGTTACAACAACGCTCCTGCTCAACTTGTAGCAAATAAATCATATACAATCAATATGAAAAATGAAAATGAAATTTTAGATGTTATAAGAAGAGAAAAACCTACTTATATTTTACCTGAAGTTGAAGCAATTAATATAAAGGCTCTTTTTACAGCTGAAAAAGAGGGATTTCATGTTATTCCAAATGCTGATGCTGTGAATAAAACTATGAATAGAAAAAACATCAGAGAGTTTGCGGCTGTTGAATTAAAACTTCCAACAAGTAAATATAAGTTCGTAACTACTTTTGATGCATTAAAAGAAGCATCTAAAGAGATAGGTTTCCCTTGCGTTATTAAACCTGTTATGAGTAGTTCAGGGCATGGTCAAAGTGTTGCAAGAAGCGAAAATGATTTAGAAAAATCTTGGGAAATGGCAAAAGAAGCAAGAGGAGATGCTAGTGAATTAATAGTTGAAGAGTTTATCACTTTTGATTATGAAATCACAATGTTAACAGTTAGAAATGGAATTGATACAGTATTTTGTGAACCAATTGGACATATTCAAAAAGATGGTGACTATATCTTCTCTTGGCAACCTATGAATATGAGTGAAACAGCAATTAAAAAATCTCAAGAAATTGCAAAAACTATAACTGATGGTTTAGGTGGAAGAGGAATTTTTGGAGTTGAGTTATTTGTAAAAGGTGATGACGTTTATTTTTCTGAAGTTAGTCCAAGACCACACGATACAGGAATGGTTACTATGATTACTCAAAGTGCTAGTGAATTTGCACTTCATGTAAGAGCTGTTTTAGGTCTTCCAATTGAGTTTATAACTTATGGAGCAGGTGCAAGTGCTGCTTATAAAGCAAGTGGTGATAGTTTTAATCCACAAATTGATATTTTTGATTCTTCATTTACTAAAGATTCTATTATTAGAGTATTTGGAAAACCTCAAAGTCATGTGGGTAGAAGAATGGCAGTAGCTTTAACTTTTGATAAAAATAGTAGTGATATTGCTTTACAAAAAGCAAAAGAGATTATAGGAAATTTCAAAGATAACTAA
- a CDS encoding glucosaminidase domain-containing protein — protein MFLFKFLIKNSKKLFLSFCFVTSIQTQISAKGFPKEYYEIEDINKAKEYFFEYMYKMVSYENRLIKKERQFIKDVLTSNILNIDFDSPTFHRLLDIKQKYKIKNIYTLQEYEKKVDIIPPSLALAQAALESGWGKSRFVSDANNIFGHWTYDPAFGIIPKKRDFGAKHFIRVFKSLQESVSAYMLNLNRNLAYKSFQETRFQQRIQNENPDGFKLSQTMLNYSGIAHEYLNLLKDIITINNLQNYDKRFYQSNY, from the coding sequence ATGTTTTTATTCAAATTTTTAATAAAAAATTCAAAGAAACTATTCTTAAGTTTTTGTTTTGTAACTTCGATTCAAACTCAAATATCTGCGAAAGGTTTTCCAAAAGAGTACTATGAAATAGAAGATATAAACAAAGCAAAAGAGTATTTTTTTGAATATATGTATAAAATGGTTTCTTACGAGAATAGACTAATAAAAAAAGAACGCCAATTTATAAAAGATGTTTTAACTTCAAATATTTTAAACATAGATTTTGATTCCCCTACTTTTCACAGACTTCTTGATATTAAACAAAAATATAAAATAAAAAATATTTATACGCTACAAGAGTACGAAAAAAAAGTGGATATTATCCCACCTTCTTTGGCACTTGCACAAGCTGCACTTGAAAGTGGTTGGGGTAAAAGTAGATTTGTAAGTGATGCGAATAATATCTTTGGGCATTGGACTTATGACCCTGCTTTTGGGATAATCCCTAAAAAAAGAGATTTTGGAGCAAAACATTTTATTAGAGTTTTCAAAAGTTTACAAGAATCAGTAAGTGCTTATATGTTAAACCTAAATAGAAATCTTGCTTATAAATCCTTTCAAGAAACAAGATTTCAACAAAGAATTCAAAATGAAAATCCAGATGGATTTAAACTCTCTCAAACAATGTTAAACTATTCTGGAATTGCCCATGAATATTTAAATTTATTAAAAGATATAATTACAATAAATAATCTACAAAACTATGATAAAAGATTTTATCAATCAAATTATTAA
- the dapF gene encoding diaminopimelate epimerase: MTYTKYSASGNDFVIFHSFIEKDYSNDAIKLCNRTEGIGADGLVVLVPSNEADFKWLFYNSDGSYAAMCGNATRAVSHYALNNGLVSSNEMRFLTGAGIIKSSVENDIVETQLTAPKVIKEEFEQDGFTWYLVDTGVPHLVTIVEDLELYNHELSSKMRYEHNANVNFAKIENGIIKVRTYERGVEGETLACGTGMAACFLRANNLGLVKQSAFVYPKSGEELTLSLKNGTIYFKGAVKKVFTTTI; encoded by the coding sequence ATGACATATACAAAATATAGTGCAAGTGGAAATGATTTTGTAATTTTCCACTCTTTTATCGAAAAAGATTATTCAAATGATGCGATTAAATTATGCAATCGAACAGAAGGAATTGGTGCAGATGGATTAGTAGTTTTAGTTCCATCTAATGAAGCTGATTTTAAATGGCTCTTTTATAATAGCGATGGAAGTTATGCTGCTATGTGCGGAAATGCAACAAGAGCTGTTTCTCACTATGCTTTAAATAATGGTTTAGTAAGTTCAAACGAAATGAGATTTCTTACAGGCGCTGGGATTATAAAATCATCTGTTGAAAATGATATAGTAGAAACTCAACTAACAGCACCAAAAGTTATAAAAGAAGAGTTTGAACAAGATGGTTTCACTTGGTATTTAGTTGATACAGGTGTTCCTCATCTTGTAACAATAGTGGAAGATTTAGAGCTTTACAATCATGAATTAAGTTCTAAAATGAGATATGAACACAACGCAAATGTAAATTTTGCAAAAATCGAAAATGGAATTATAAAAGTAAGAACCTATGAAAGAGGTGTTGAAGGTGAAACACTTGCTTGTGGAACAGGAATGGCAGCATGTTTTTTAAGAGCAAATAATTTAGGCTTAGTAAAACAAAGTGCTTTTGTTTATCCAAAAAGTGGTGAAGAGTTAACTCTTTCTTTAAAAAATGGTACTATTTATTTTAAAGGTGCTGTTAAAAAAGTTTTTACTACGACCATTTAA
- the coaE gene encoding dephospho-CoA kinase (Dephospho-CoA kinase (CoaE) performs the final step in coenzyme A biosynthesis.) has translation MSNDLFKNAIALTGGISTGKSTVCNLFKLHGFLTIDADLIAHRLLDENSSKIATMFGEQYVQNGKVLRKELGKIIFSNEENKLKLEALLHPLIKEEIIKESKIFEEQNKPYFVDIPLFFEKMHYPISKSLVIYTPKELQIKRLMKRDNIDEAEAKLKISNQMDIEEKRKLADMVIDNSKDLKHLQNEVERIIGEII, from the coding sequence ATGAGTAATGATTTATTTAAAAATGCAATCGCTTTAACAGGCGGAATTTCAACAGGTAAAAGCACTGTATGTAACCTTTTCAAACTACATGGTTTTCTAACAATTGATGCTGATTTAATAGCTCATCGATTGCTCGATGAAAATTCAAGTAAAATAGCCACCATGTTTGGCGAACAATATGTACAAAATGGAAAAGTTTTAAGAAAAGAACTTGGTAAAATAATATTTTCAAATGAAGAAAATAAACTAAAATTAGAAGCCCTACTTCATCCTTTAATCAAAGAAGAGATAATAAAAGAATCAAAAATATTTGAAGAACAAAATAAACCATATTTTGTGGATATCCCTCTATTTTTTGAAAAAATGCACTACCCTATTTCTAAATCTTTAGTTATTTATACTCCAAAAGAGTTACAAATAAAAAGACTTATGAAAAGAGATAATATAGATGAAGCTGAAGCAAAATTAAAAATCTCTAATCAAATGGATATTGAAGAGAAGAGAAAACTTGCTGATATGGTAATTGATAATTCAAAAGATTTAAAACATTTACAAAATGAAGTAGAAAGAATCATCGGAGAGATTATATGA
- a CDS encoding spermidine synthase, translating into MKDNNAFNEMMVHLPLCTHKEASNVLIIGTSNEDMKAQAAKHNKTSNIEFGDLSLLTSKNEKNIDVIIFTDVKLDELLLANIERILNDDGLIAFASSSFSSNKEQLFADLTLVGSKFWIAMPFKFGHNTSVIASKRYHPTADLNLQRADLLDGLDYYSAEIHNASFVFPAGEHRALTGIAKR; encoded by the coding sequence ATGAAAGATAATAACGCATTTAATGAAATGATGGTACATTTACCATTGTGTACACACAAAGAGGCTTCAAATGTTCTGATTATTGGGACATCAAATGAAGATATGAAAGCACAAGCTGCTAAACATAATAAAACTTCAAATATTGAATTTGGTGATTTATCACTTTTAACATCTAAAAATGAAAAAAACATTGATGTAATAATTTTTACAGATGTAAAACTTGATGAACTACTACTTGCAAATATTGAAAGAATTTTAAATGACGATGGATTGATAGCTTTTGCTTCAAGTTCATTTTCAAGTAATAAAGAACAACTATTTGCTGATTTAACACTTGTTGGGTCAAAATTCTGGATTGCTATGCCATTTAAATTTGGACATAATACTTCTGTAATTGCTTCAAAAAGATACCACCCAACAGCTGATTTAAATCTACAAAGAGCTGATTTATTAGATGGTTTAGATTACTATTCAGCAGAAATTCACAATGCTTCTTTTGTATTTCCAGCTGGTGAACATAGAGCATTAACTGGTATTGCGAAAAGATAA
- the purM gene encoding phosphoribosylformylglycinamidine cyclo-ligase — protein MATVSYKDAGVDIDAGNQFVENIKPYVKATTIPGVLGGIGSFAGAFELPSGYKKPVILSGTDGVGTKLKLAIDAKKFDTVGIDLVAMCSNDLLCNFGEPLFFLDYYATAKLDVEEATQVVKGIAEGCIRSECALVGGETAEMPGMYKEGDFDLAGFCVGIAEKDELNRVERIKEGDVLIALPSSGVHSNGFSLVRKLLLEKLGMSLDDDFQGKPLKDVLLEPTRIYVKEFKANKDKINALAHITGGGITENLPRVLPDNLKAVVKRADIRVLPIFEFMGQHVELEEMYRTFNMGVGMVLVVSSENVDSVLAKTDGYVIGHIAAGAKCVEFI, from the coding sequence ATGGCAACAGTTAGTTACAAAGATGCAGGAGTTGATATTGATGCAGGAAATCAGTTTGTAGAAAATATCAAACCTTATGTTAAAGCAACGACAATTCCAGGAGTTCTTGGAGGTATTGGTTCATTTGCAGGTGCTTTTGAATTACCAAGTGGTTATAAGAAACCTGTAATTTTATCTGGAACAGATGGTGTTGGAACAAAATTAAAACTTGCAATTGATGCAAAAAAATTTGATACAGTAGGAATTGATTTAGTTGCTATGTGTTCAAATGATTTATTATGTAACTTTGGAGAGCCATTATTTTTCTTAGATTATTATGCAACAGCAAAACTTGATGTTGAAGAAGCAACACAAGTTGTAAAAGGAATCGCTGAGGGTTGTATTAGAAGTGAGTGTGCATTAGTTGGTGGTGAAACTGCTGAAATGCCAGGAATGTATAAAGAGGGTGATTTTGACTTAGCTGGTTTTTGTGTTGGAATTGCTGAAAAAGATGAATTAAACAGAGTTGAAAGAATTAAAGAAGGTGATGTATTAATTGCACTACCATCTTCAGGTGTTCATTCAAATGGATTTTCGTTAGTGCGAAAATTACTTTTAGAAAAATTAGGAATGTCTTTAGATGATGATTTTCAAGGAAAACCACTTAAAGATGTACTATTAGAGCCAACAAGAATTTATGTAAAAGAGTTCAAAGCTAATAAAGATAAAATCAATGCATTAGCTCATATTACAGGTGGTGGAATTACTGAAAACTTGCCAAGAGTTTTACCAGATAATTTAAAAGCAGTTGTAAAAAGAGCAGATATTAGAGTTTTACCAATTTTTGAATTTATGGGACAACATGTAGAACTAGAAGAGATGTACAGAACATTTAATATGGGTGTTGGTATGGTTTTAGTTGTTAGTTCTGAAAATGTAGATTCAGTTTTAGCAAAGACTGATGGATATGTAATTGGGCATATTGCTGCTGGTGCTAAATGTGTGGAGTTTATCTAG
- a CDS encoding glyceraldehyde 3-phosphate dehydrogenase NAD-binding domain-containing protein yields MSIKVLLNGAGRVGKAVLKQLLEYKNFEIKIINDINPYIENLVYSINYDSTYGKLDDRFKIIENNFIENSKSKIKVTNFDSLNKIDLKDIDIIIDSSGKKEDINLLKQLPVNAIFLTHPNKSADINMILGANEKELDPSFHKIISTSSCNATALLPALKLVDEKKEILCGDIITIHPLLNHQRVLDGSFVGSATREVDCNFEFGRSSTQNIIPNKTTTITACSYVLEKFNKELISSNSLRVPTDTVGAINVTLFTKQTSTKDEIIELFKDYEKNQKFPIVLNNFEPLVSSDFKKERFTTIIDHRYTDVKTNMIKLLLWYDNEWGYASKVVEILKYYEEIKKGK; encoded by the coding sequence ATGAGTATAAAAGTGCTTTTAAATGGTGCAGGAAGAGTTGGAAAAGCTGTTTTAAAACAACTTCTTGAATATAAAAATTTTGAGATAAAAATAATAAATGATATAAATCCATATATTGAGAATTTAGTTTATTCTATAAATTATGATTCAACTTATGGAAAACTTGATGATAGATTTAAAATTATTGAAAACAATTTTATAGAAAACTCTAAATCAAAAATCAAAGTTACAAATTTTGATTCTTTAAATAAAATTGATTTAAAAGATATTGATATTATTATTGATTCAAGTGGAAAAAAAGAGGATATAAATCTTTTAAAACAACTTCCTGTGAATGCTATTTTTTTAACTCATCCAAATAAAAGTGCTGATATAAATATGATTTTAGGGGCAAATGAAAAAGAGTTAGATCCAAGTTTTCATAAAATTATCTCTACAAGCTCATGTAATGCAACAGCCCTACTTCCAGCTTTAAAATTAGTTGATGAAAAAAAAGAGATTTTATGTGGTGATATTATTACTATTCATCCACTTTTAAATCATCAAAGAGTTCTTGATGGCAGTTTCGTAGGAAGTGCTACAAGAGAAGTTGATTGTAACTTTGAATTTGGAAGATCTTCAACTCAAAATATAATTCCAAATAAAACAACTACAATAACAGCTTGTTCTTATGTTTTAGAAAAATTCAATAAAGAGTTGATTAGTTCAAATTCGCTAAGAGTTCCAACAGATACAGTTGGAGCTATAAATGTAACTTTATTTACAAAACAAACTTCAACAAAAGATGAAATAATTGAACTATTTAAAGATTATGAAAAGAATCAAAAATTTCCAATAGTTTTAAATAATTTTGAACCTTTAGTTTCAAGCGATTTTAAAAAAGAGAGATTTACAACAATAATTGACCATAGATATACAGATGTTAAAACAAATATGATAAAACTTCTACTTTGGTATGACAATGAGTGGGGATATGCTTCTAAAGTTGTGGAGATTTTAAAATATTATGAAGAGATAAAAAAAGGCAAGTAA
- a CDS encoding pirin family protein, producing the protein MLKKLPKDNMGTSNLGWLQSRFHFSFAEYRNPNNINFGVLRVLNDDIVHPQSGFDMHPHSNIEIISYIVNGEITHKDSMGNAETLKRGEIQYLSAGDGIYHSEHNLHKSDDLRLLQIWIIPPKTGLPRLYGSKKFEENERKNRLLNIVSSQNGNADIKIYQDVNIYVSELEINKSLEFEIKENRQIYFVQIEGSSKINDVILEDGDAMEIVDEKKLIINPISNSHILFIEMPKK; encoded by the coding sequence ATGTTAAAAAAATTACCAAAAGATAATATGGGAACATCAAACCTTGGATGGTTACAAAGTCGTTTTCATTTCTCATTTGCTGAGTATAGAAATCCAAATAATATAAACTTTGGTGTTTTAAGAGTGCTAAATGATGATATTGTTCACCCACAAAGTGGTTTTGATATGCATCCACATTCAAATATCGAAATTATCTCTTATATTGTAAATGGAGAAATTACCCACAAAGATTCTATGGGAAATGCTGAAACTTTAAAAAGAGGCGAAATTCAGTATTTAAGTGCTGGAGATGGTATTTATCATAGTGAACATAATCTTCATAAAAGTGATGATTTAAGACTATTACAAATTTGGATTATTCCTCCTAAAACTGGACTTCCAAGACTTTATGGCTCAAAAAAATTTGAAGAGAATGAAAGAAAAAACAGATTATTAAATATTGTTTCTTCACAAAATGGAAATGCTGATATAAAAATATATCAAGATGTGAATATTTATGTTAGTGAACTTGAAATTAATAAATCTTTAGAATTTGAAATAAAAGAGAATAGACAAATTTATTTCGTACAAATTGAGGGAAGTTCAAAAATAAATGATGTGATTTTAGAAGATGGTGATGCGATGGAAATAGTTGATGAAAAAAAACTAATAATAAATCCTATCTCAAATAGTCATATTTTATTTATAGAAATGCCAAAGAAATAA
- a CDS encoding DODA-type extradiol aromatic ring-opening family dioxygenase: MNPTLFISHGAPNTVLVDSKTKINFKNITNEFKKPKYIVVVSAHWLTKGLKIINPLAKDLMYDFYGFEEELYNIKYPIKSDINFTNNLLEILKEFNPIIDETRISFDHGVWTPLYMMFEKLDIAVIQISLPFDYSVKELLQIGEKLRLIRDDSLIIASGSITHNLRNVSYNPFEKADDLVIKFDEKIKNILKSGDISQLLEFEKIENFHQMHPSYEHFLPLFIALGASYDYIGTGFNNEILNRSISMESYIFKG, translated from the coding sequence ATGAATCCAACACTATTTATTTCACATGGCGCACCAAATACAGTTTTAGTGGACTCAAAAACTAAAATTAATTTTAAGAATATTACAAATGAGTTTAAAAAACCCAAATATATAGTTGTTGTATCTGCTCATTGGCTTACAAAAGGATTAAAAATTATTAATCCTTTAGCCAAAGATTTAATGTATGATTTTTATGGTTTTGAAGAGGAACTTTATAATATAAAATATCCAATAAAAAGCGATATTAACTTTACAAACAATTTACTTGAAATTCTAAAAGAATTTAATCCAATTATTGATGAAACAAGAATAAGTTTTGACCATGGGGTTTGGACACCACTTTATATGATGTTTGAAAAACTTGATATTGCTGTAATTCAAATTTCACTTCCTTTTGATTATTCTGTAAAAGAACTTTTACAAATAGGTGAAAAACTTAGGCTTATAAGAGATGATTCTTTGATAATTGCAAGTGGTTCAATCACTCACAATTTACGAAATGTCTCTTATAATCCATTTGAAAAAGCAGATGATTTAGTAATAAAATTTGATGAGAAAATAAAAAATATATTAAAAAGCGGTGATATTTCACAACTTTTAGAATTTGAAAAAATAGAAAATTTTCATCAAATGCACCCAAGCTATGAACATTTTTTACCACTTTTTATAGCTTTAGGTGCAAGTTATGATTATATAGGAACTGGATTTAATAATGAAATCCTAAATCGTTCTATTTCTATGGAAAGTTATATATTCAAAGGATAA
- a CDS encoding YceI family protein yields MKLIKLGLASLVVSSALFAGNYNVDNSHTNVGFTVKHMMITNVSGNFNDFTGNFEYDEKTNKLKSLNGEIAVSSINTANEKRDAHLKADDIFDAEKFPKITFKSTKVEDDAIYGDFTMKGVTKNVKLDLENGGVMGDKAGFALSGKIKRSDFGITWNKVLETGGVAVSDEVKLVIDVQGKLAK; encoded by the coding sequence ATGAAATTAATTAAATTAGGACTAGCTTCACTTGTTGTTTCAAGTGCATTATTTGCAGGAAATTATAATGTTGATAATTCACATACAAATGTAGGTTTTACAGTTAAACATATGATGATTACAAATGTATCAGGTAACTTCAATGACTTTACTGGAAACTTTGAATATGACGAAAAAACAAATAAATTAAAATCTTTAAATGGTGAAATTGCTGTTTCTTCAATAAATACTGCCAATGAAAAAAGGGATGCTCACTTAAAAGCTGATGATATTTTTGATGCTGAAAAATTCCCAAAAATCACTTTTAAATCAACAAAAGTTGAAGATGATGCAATTTATGGTGATTTCACTATGAAAGGTGTAACAAAAAATGTTAAGTTAGATTTAGAAAATGGTGGAGTTATGGGTGATAAAGCTGGTTTTGCTTTAAGTGGAAAAATCAAAAGAAGTGATTTTGGAATTACTTGGAATAAAGTTTTAGAAACAGGTGGAGTTGCAGTTTCTGATGAAGTAAAACTTGTAATTGATGTTCAAGGTAAATTGGCAAAATAA